AAGGCGGCCGCAATCGGACGTTCAGCATATCCAGCCTTTCGTCAATCAGCTGATTGTTCGGTTCCCCTCGAATCAGCTCCTCAATGATGGTTTCCATCGTCTGCCGCTTCCATTCCGACTGCTGCATGAACAGGGTCTGTCTTAGCATCAGCTCCGTCGTCATTTTCACAAGGCCGCCGAATTCCCGAACTTCCTGGGGCTCCCCCGTAATCCCGATGACGCCGACAATTTGGCCCTGAAGCTCGATCGGCAGATTTATCCCCGTTTGCGCTCCTTTCCACCGTCTTTGATTGGCTTCGTCAATCATGAGCGGCTTGCCCAGCCGAAGCACCTCCAGCGCGCCTTCATGCACCTGATCGAGCCGCGCGGCATCGCCGGATGCAATAATGATTCCGGATTCGTCCATAATATTTATATTCCGGTTCAGACGGTGCATCGTTTCCTTTACGATCATGTCGGCAATTTCACGGCTTAATATGGGTCATCCCCCCTGAACTGGTTTAATGTTCGTCCTGATATATGTATTATACACAAAGAAATCGTTTTATTATTTAGCAAATTTGTTTTCTATGCACGATGACGAATGCACGGTTACTCTTTATAATAGATCTGTGTTTAATTTGTAAGCGTTTGCGTGATGAAAGGCGTTGATTGAGATTAAGATTGTAATTGCACCCGATTCGTTTAAAGGAAGCGTTTCCGCCATGGAGGCGGCCTTGTACATGGAGAGAGGGGTGAAAAGGGCTCTTCCCGATGCCCGCACGGTGCGGGTTCCGGTTGCCGACGGCGGCGAAGGCACGCTGGACGCCCTGATTGCCGCTACCGGCGGCAGAAAAGCGGAAGTCACCGTCACCGGGCCGTTGGGCGATCCGGTCAAAGCCGAATACGGCGTGCTCGGCGACGGGAACACGGCCGTCATTGAAATGGCGAGTGCTTCCGGGCTTTGTCTGATTGAAGACGACCGGAAAAATCCGATGGCCGCCACGACCTACGGTACGGGAGAGCTCATTCGAAAGGCGCTGGACGACGGCTGCCGGAGCTTTATTCTGGCTATCGGAGGCAGCGCCACAAACGACGGCGGTATCGGGATGCTGCAGGCGCTCGGGATGCGCCTGCTCGACGCCTCGGGGATGCCGGTCGGATTCGGCGGGCAGGAACTTGGCCGCATCGCGGCCATCGACGATTCGCAGTGGGACCGCCGGATTGCGGAGTCGGCGTTCGTGATTGCCTCGGACGTGCAAAATCCGCTGGTCGGGCCGAGCGGAGCCTCCTATGTATTCGGCCCTCAGAAGGGCGCAACGCCGGACATGATCGGGATTCTCGACCATGCCATGTCCCGTTTCGCGGACGTCGTCCAGGCGAAGACCGGGCTTCGGCTTCATGACCGGCCCGGCGCGGGTGCGGCGGGAGGCCTTGGCGGCGCGTTCCAGGCGTTTTTCCCGGCGCAGATGAGACGGGGCATCGATATTGTGATCGAGCATACGAAGCTGCGGGAGCATTTGCAAGAGGCGGATCTCGTCTTCACCGGGGAGGGCCGGGTCGATTTCCAGACGGCTTCGGGCAAAACGCCCATGGGCGTTGCGCAGGAAGCGAAGAAGCTCGGCATTCCGGCGATCGTCATTGCCGGTTCGATCGGTCCGGGCATCGAATCGCTTTATGAATTCGGCATCCTGAGCGTGCACAGCATCGTCAACGCCCCCATGACGCTTCAGGAAGCGATGGAGAAAACGCCGGAGCTGCTGTCGCAGCGGGCGGAGCAAATCGTTCGGACCTTCTTGTACACCAACCAACAATCGGAGTTCTAACATCAGGGGAGGAAATGACAACATGAAAATTAAACAAACCATTGAAAAGGTTCCGGGCGGTCTGATGGTCGTCCCGCTTATGCTGGGCGCTTTGATGAATACGATCGACCAGATGCATATCCCGGTCGTCATGCGTTTCCTGAAGTCGCTTGGCGTTGCGCCCGCCAGCGATGGCGTCTACGAATTTATGAAAATCGGCGGCTTCGCGGAATCGCTGTTCAAGACCGGGAGCTTGACGCTTATCGCGCTGTTCTTATTCTGCGCCGGCAGCCAGATGAATTTGCGGGTCGGCGGCATCGCCTTGAAAAAGGGCGTTTTGCTGACCGCAAGCAAGTATCTGGTCGGACTTGGCGTCGGGGTGCTGTTCGCCAAATTTTCCGATCCGATGCACGGGCTGCTCGGGCTTTCATCCATGGCGATCATCGCGGCGATGACCAACGGCAACGGCGGCATGTACGCGGCCTTGACCGGACAATACGGGAACCGCTCGGACGTCGGCGCCGTATCCGTCCTTTCTCTCAATGACGGGCCGTTCTTCACGCTGATGGCGCTCGGCATGCTGGGACAAAACTTCCCGATCATCGCGTTTATTGCCGTTTTGCTGCCGATCGGGATCGGGATGCTGCTCGGAAATCTGGATCCGGACATCCGCGAATTTTTGCGGCCCGGCGAAATTCTTCCCGTCCCGTTCTTTGCGTTTGCGCTGGGGGCGGGGATGAACCTGGCCAATTTCTTCAACCCGCAGGTCGTCGGTGCGGGCGTAACGCTCGGCCT
This genomic window from Paenibacillus humicola contains:
- a CDS encoding glycerate kinase, whose translation is MKIVIAPDSFKGSVSAMEAALYMERGVKRALPDARTVRVPVADGGEGTLDALIAATGGRKAEVTVTGPLGDPVKAEYGVLGDGNTAVIEMASASGLCLIEDDRKNPMAATTYGTGELIRKALDDGCRSFILAIGGSATNDGGIGMLQALGMRLLDASGMPVGFGGQELGRIAAIDDSQWDRRIAESAFVIASDVQNPLVGPSGASYVFGPQKGATPDMIGILDHAMSRFADVVQAKTGLRLHDRPGAGAAGGLGGAFQAFFPAQMRRGIDIVIEHTKLREHLQEADLVFTGEGRVDFQTASGKTPMGVAQEAKKLGIPAIVIAGSIGPGIESLYEFGILSVHSIVNAPMTLQEAMEKTPELLSQRAEQIVRTFLYTNQQSEF
- a CDS encoding 2-keto-3-deoxygluconate permease gives rise to the protein MKIKQTIEKVPGGLMVVPLMLGALMNTIDQMHIPVVMRFLKSLGVAPASDGVYEFMKIGGFAESLFKTGSLTLIALFLFCAGSQMNLRVGGIALKKGVLLTASKYLVGLGVGVLFAKFSDPMHGLLGLSSMAIIAAMTNGNGGMYAALTGQYGNRSDVGAVSVLSLNDGPFFTLMALGMLGQNFPIIAFIAVLLPIGIGMLLGNLDPDIREFLRPGEILPVPFFAFALGAGMNLANFFNPQVVGAGVTLGLLTTILTGGIGILVFKVFREKSFIAPVAEASTAGNAAGTPAAIAAAASVAAGSGMMSAADAQAYQDVVNIATAQISISTLTTAVLCPVAVILAARYLKGRGIDTKAEAGGK